The nucleotide sequence CGAACCTCGAGGTCGAGTCGCTGAAGCACGTGAAGCCGACCTTCCACGGCGACACGATCTACGGCGAGACCGAGGTGCTCGACAAGACGCCGTCGAAGTCCAAGGACGATCGTGGCGTGGTGTACGTCGAGACGCGCGGCTACAAGCAGGACGGCCTGATCGTGTGCACTTTCCGGCGGAAGGTGATGGTGCCGAAGCGCTCGTACGGGGAGACTCGGGGCGGGGAGCAGCCGGGCCGGCCGGTGCCGCACGAATGAGGCTCTGATGGACCTGGACGCGATCAAGGGAATACTCCGCACGTTCGCGGAAGTCGAGGCCCGCGGGGTCTCGCCGCTGTACGAACACCTCGCCCTGCAGGCCGCCGCGGACGACGACGTCGCCGGGCTGCTGTCGGTCGCGCGCGACGGCGAGGTGCGCGGGACGCTGCTGATGGCGGTCGCGCACCGCCTCGTGCAGGCCGACCCGATCCACCCGATCTCGCGCTACTACCCGTCGCTGGGCGGCTTCGACGGCGTCGACTCCGAGACCTGGCCGCTGTTCCGGTCGTTCCTGCTGGAGCGGGCCGACAAGGCCCGGGCCCTGATTTCGGCGCGCTACACCCAGACGAACGAGGTCCGCCGGGCGGCGTTGCTGTACCCGGGCGTCGCGCGCGCGGCTCGCGAAGCGGGCGGGAAGGTTTCGCTGCTGGAGGTCGGCTGCAGCGCGGGGCTGCTGCTGGGCCTGGACCGGTTCGGCTACCGCTACCAGTGCGACGGTGGCGACCAGCTGACGGCGGGGCCGGCCAAGGCGGCGGTCGGGTTGCACTGCGCGCTCGACCTGGCGCCGGGTGCGGTGGTGCCGAAGCTGCCGAAGAAGCTGGCGCTGCTCGACCGGGCGGGCCTCGACCGGGCACCGGTGGACCTGTCGGACGAGGACGAGCTGGCGTGGCTGGAAGCGTGCGTCTGGGCGGACCAGCCGGACCGCATCAGGCTGTTGCGCACGGCGGCGGCCGAGCAGGCGAAGCACCGGCCGCGGCTGATCGCCGGGGACGGGGTCGACGACCTGCCCACGGCAGCGGAGTCGCTGGCCGGGCCGCTGGTGGTGCTGACGAGTCACGCACTGGCGTACTTCCCGGCCGAGAAGCGGGCGGCGTTCGTCTCGGCGCTGGCCGAGCTGGCGGCCTCGCGGCCGGTGTGGTGGGTTTCGGAGGAGTTCTACGGGGCCGGGCTGGAGCTCGTGCTGCCGGGCCGCGACGACCTCGCGGGCGCGGACGGGCTCGCGACGCTGGGCGTCGTGCGGTGGGAGGACGGGAAGCCCGAGGCGCACGCCTTGGCGCGGACCGCGCCGCACGGGCAGCGGATGACCTGGATGCCGCTGTAGTCAGGCGTCCGGGAGCGCATTCCAGTCGCGGAGGGTGACGTAGAGGAGCTCCACGAGCGCCCCGGCCGCCTCCAGCGCGGCAAGGTCTGCCGCATCGGCCCAACGCACCTCCGCTGCGTCGTCACCAGCCGTGAGAACTCCGCCCTCGACCTCGCAGGCGTAGTCGAAGATCTCGTACGGCCCCCGCCGTACCGAACCGACCAGTGTGCCGGGAATCACGTCCAGCCCGGTCTCCTCGGAAAGCTCCCGGACCACGGCCTCTTTGTCCGTTTCGCCTGGTTCGACTCGGCCACCCGGCAGCGACCATTGCCCCGAACCGGGGTTGTTCCGGCGCCGGATGAGCAGCAGCCGGCCCCGTGGGTCGAACGCGATCCCGCCGACGCAGCGGATTGTGGTGCCGAGGAGGCTGTCCATGTCCCGAAGGTAGACGTGACCGAAGTGAAAACCGATGTCCTGTACACGGAGAGTAGCCGTACGGTACACTTCGGACCGCGTGCTGACCCAAGCGCGGGACTTTCCTCCCCTGCGCCTGTTCAGTGCGGTACAACGTAAAAAGTCAAGTTCTCTGCTGTTGTCCGGTGTCACCGTAAGAGACGGGATTTGATCGCGGTGAACGTGAAGAAGATTGCGGGCCTCGCCGGTATCGCGTTGGTGCTGTTCTTCGTCATCGCCCAGCCTGGGCAGGCTGCCGGCCTCGTCGGCAACATCATCGACTTCCTCCGCAGCTCGGCCGAATCGGTGATCACCTTCGTCAGCAGCGTGTTCAAGGGCTGATCGGGGGCTACCCTCGAACCATGTTCGCGCCACGCGACCCCGACGAGTACCTCCTCGACACCGAGCGGCGGGTCATCCGGATCCGCCGCCACTGGGCGGTGCTGCTGTGGGACACCTTCGAGGCGGCCGCGCTGCTGGCCGTCTGCGTGCTGGTGTCCTACCTGCTGCCACCGGCGCTGTACATCGGCCAGAACATCCTCTGGTACGTCGCGCTGCTCGTCGTCCTGCGGTTCGCCTACGTGGTGATGGAGTGGTGGGTCGAGCGCCTGGTGGTCACCGACAAGCGGTTCGTCATGACCACCGGGGTGTTCACCACCAAGGTGCTGATGATGCCGATCAGCAAGGTCACCGACCTCAGCT is from Amycolatopsis mediterranei and encodes:
- a CDS encoding MaoC family dehydratase; amino-acid sequence: MQFGRYYEEFEVGAVYKHWPGKTVTEYDDHLFCLITMNHHPLHLDAHYAEETTDFGKNVVVGNYVYSLLLGMSVPDVSGKAIANLEVESLKHVKPTFHGDTIYGETEVLDKTPSKSKDDRGVVYVETRGYKQDGLIVCTFRRKVMVPKRSYGETRGGEQPGRPVPHE
- a CDS encoding DUF2332 domain-containing protein, with the translated sequence MDLDAIKGILRTFAEVEARGVSPLYEHLALQAAADDDVAGLLSVARDGEVRGTLLMAVAHRLVQADPIHPISRYYPSLGGFDGVDSETWPLFRSFLLERADKARALISARYTQTNEVRRAALLYPGVARAAREAGGKVSLLEVGCSAGLLLGLDRFGYRYQCDGGDQLTAGPAKAAVGLHCALDLAPGAVVPKLPKKLALLDRAGLDRAPVDLSDEDELAWLEACVWADQPDRIRLLRTAAAEQAKHRPRLIAGDGVDDLPTAAESLAGPLVVLTSHALAYFPAEKRAAFVSALAELAASRPVWWVSEEFYGAGLELVLPGRDDLAGADGLATLGVVRWEDGKPEAHALARTAPHGQRMTWMPL
- a CDS encoding NUDIX domain-containing protein, whose product is MDSLLGTTIRCVGGIAFDPRGRLLLIRRRNNPGSGQWSLPGGRVEPGETDKEAVVRELSEETGLDVIPGTLVGSVRRGPYEIFDYACEVEGGVLTAGDDAAEVRWADAADLAALEAAGALVELLYVTLRDWNALPDA
- a CDS encoding PH domain-containing protein, which translates into the protein MFAPRDPDEYLLDTERRVIRIRRHWAVLLWDTFEAAALLAVCVLVSYLLPPALYIGQNILWYVALLVVLRFAYVVMEWWVERLVVTDKRFVMTTGVFTTKVLMMPISKVTDLSYVRTATGRMMGYGTMVVESAGQIQALNKIDFLPRPEEFYDTISELVFGDKQKQAERFSMIKAQRAARGKKPVG